A DNA window from Cloacibacillus sp. An23 contains the following coding sequences:
- the gltS gene encoding sodium/glutamate symporter, producing the protein MSFEIIDSILTIKLDDIATMTLASILLLIGIAVRKRVGFLTKFCIPAPVVGGFLFVLLNLCFTLSGTVAFKFDSSLQNVFMLAFFTTVGLGASLKVLVTGGKLFIIYWLVNVAITVMQTLLGVGVGHMVGLDTAYGVISGPIALVGGHGGATAYGITLEGMGYPGAQLVGLTSATFGLVVASLVGGPLGRRLVEKYRLTPCEDDKDYSVDVSDYEEKAVELNYGNVMKNLTAVFVSMALGSMLVTWIGGVIGMSIPTYVGSMFFAVLVRNINEKFRLYQFSLSFNDGFGDIALGLYLSMALMSMNLLDLAGLALPLLVVLCTQCVVLIALTYFVIFRILGKNYDAAVMCSGLIGHDIGSTPTAVANMTTIQARYGESRKAMIIVPIIGAFLIDVFYQPFVVWFINAYVPVLK; encoded by the coding sequence ATGTCGTTTGAAATCATCGATTCGATACTGACTATCAAGCTGGACGACATCGCGACGATGACGCTCGCCTCGATATTGCTGCTGATAGGCATAGCCGTGCGCAAGCGGGTGGGCTTCCTTACGAAGTTCTGCATTCCGGCCCCGGTCGTCGGAGGCTTCCTCTTCGTCCTGCTCAACCTCTGCTTTACGCTCTCCGGGACGGTCGCCTTCAAGTTCGATTCTTCCCTGCAGAACGTCTTTATGCTCGCTTTCTTTACGACGGTCGGCCTCGGTGCGTCGCTCAAGGTTCTCGTGACGGGCGGCAAGCTGTTTATAATCTACTGGCTCGTCAACGTCGCCATTACCGTCATGCAGACCCTGCTCGGCGTCGGCGTCGGGCACATGGTCGGCCTTGACACCGCCTACGGCGTCATCTCCGGCCCGATAGCGCTCGTCGGCGGCCACGGCGGCGCTACGGCGTACGGCATTACGCTCGAGGGGATGGGCTATCCCGGCGCGCAGCTCGTCGGCCTCACCTCCGCGACCTTCGGCCTCGTCGTGGCGAGCCTCGTCGGCGGCCCGCTCGGACGCCGCCTCGTCGAAAAGTACCGCCTTACGCCGTGCGAAGACGACAAGGACTATTCCGTGGACGTTAGCGACTACGAGGAAAAGGCTGTCGAGCTTAACTACGGCAACGTCATGAAGAACCTCACGGCGGTCTTCGTCAGCATGGCGCTCGGCTCGATGCTCGTCACGTGGATAGGCGGCGTCATCGGCATGAGCATCCCGACCTACGTCGGCTCGATGTTCTTCGCGGTGCTCGTCCGCAACATCAACGAGAAGTTCAGGCTCTACCAGTTCAGCCTCAGCTTCAACGACGGCTTCGGAGACATCGCGCTCGGCCTGTATCTCAGCATGGCGCTTATGTCGATGAACCTGCTCGACCTCGCGGGGCTCGCCCTGCCGCTGCTCGTCGTGCTCTGCACGCAGTGCGTCGTCCTCATCGCGCTGACTTACTTCGTCATCTTCCGCATCCTCGGCAAGAACTACGACGCGGCCGTCATGTGCTCCGGCCTCATCGGCCACGACATAGGCTCGACGCCGACGGCGGTCGCGAACATGACGACGATACAGGCGCGCTACGGCGAGTCGCGCAAGGCTATGATAATCGTCCCGATTATCGGCGCGTTCCTCATCGACGTATTCTATCAGCCGTTCGTCGTCTGGTTTATCAACGCCTACGTCCCGGTGCTCAAGTAA
- the ftcD gene encoding glutamate formimidoyltransferase: MTKLVECIPNFSCSKEKDEAAYNALVEVAKSVPGCTLFDAQTDGNHNRCVFTLIGSPEAIEEVAFRLTKKAAEVIDMTKHHGEHSRMGATDVIPFVPTVNMTVEECVEMSKRLGKRIWEELKIPSFLYEDSATSPDRVNLANVRKGQFEGMPEKLLQPEWAPDFGERKIHPTAGITAIGARMPLVAFNINLATSDVNIAKKIAKVIRGSSGGFKCCKAMGFMLEDRGIAQVSMNMVNYEVTPLTVVYEMVDSLAKRYGTYIVGSELVGLTPAKALLDCAEYYLKLENFDCRNQVMEYHIIDMEEGE, translated from the coding sequence ATGACCAAACTTGTTGAGTGCATTCCGAATTTCAGCTGCAGCAAGGAAAAGGACGAGGCCGCCTACAACGCGCTCGTCGAAGTCGCGAAAAGCGTGCCCGGCTGCACCCTGTTCGACGCGCAGACCGACGGCAACCACAACCGCTGCGTATTCACGCTCATAGGCTCGCCCGAAGCGATTGAAGAAGTCGCCTTCCGGCTCACGAAGAAGGCCGCCGAGGTCATAGACATGACGAAGCACCACGGCGAGCACTCGCGCATGGGGGCGACCGACGTCATCCCGTTCGTCCCGACCGTCAACATGACCGTCGAGGAATGCGTCGAGATGTCCAAACGCCTCGGCAAGCGCATCTGGGAAGAGCTCAAGATTCCCAGCTTCCTCTATGAAGACTCCGCCACGTCGCCCGACCGCGTGAACCTCGCCAACGTCCGCAAGGGACAGTTCGAGGGAATGCCCGAGAAGCTGCTCCAGCCCGAGTGGGCGCCCGACTTCGGCGAGCGCAAAATCCACCCGACCGCCGGCATCACCGCGATTGGCGCGAGAATGCCGCTCGTCGCCTTCAACATCAACCTCGCAACCTCCGACGTGAACATCGCGAAGAAGATAGCGAAGGTCATCCGCGGCTCCTCCGGCGGCTTCAAGTGCTGCAAGGCGATGGGCTTCATGCTTGAAGACCGCGGCATCGCGCAGGTCTCCATGAACATGGTCAACTACGAGGTGACCCCGCTCACCGTCGTCTACGAGATGGTAGACAGCCTCGCGAAACGCTACGGCACCTACATCGTCGGCAGCGAGCTCGTCGGCCTCACGCCTGCGAAAGCTCTGCTCGACTGCGCCGAGTACTACCTCAAGCTTGAAAACTTCGACTGCCGCAACCAGGTGATGGAATACCACATCATCGACATGGAAGAGGGAGAATAG
- a CDS encoding cyclodeaminase/cyclohydrolase family protein — MKLAEMQVAEFVNVMASDAPAPGGGSAAALEGALGAALTAMVCALTVGKKKYADVQELAVESQKKADGLKARFVDVIDRDTEAFNAVSAVFAMPKDTDEQKAARKAAMQEALKGCTKTPFEMMQLSCEALELTRSLVGRLNASAASDLGCAALSLKAAVQGAWLNVLINISGINDEAFVSEYRSGGQALLDKALPLADEIYAEILKAM, encoded by the coding sequence ATGAAGCTCGCAGAGATGCAGGTCGCCGAGTTCGTGAACGTGATGGCCTCCGACGCTCCCGCCCCGGGCGGCGGCTCGGCGGCGGCTCTCGAGGGCGCGCTCGGAGCGGCTCTCACCGCGATGGTCTGCGCGCTCACCGTCGGCAAGAAAAAGTACGCCGACGTGCAGGAGCTAGCCGTCGAATCGCAGAAAAAGGCAGACGGCCTCAAGGCGCGCTTCGTAGACGTGATCGACCGCGACACCGAGGCTTTCAACGCCGTCAGCGCCGTCTTCGCCATGCCGAAGGACACGGACGAACAGAAGGCCGCGCGCAAAGCCGCGATGCAGGAAGCCCTCAAGGGCTGCACCAAGACTCCGTTCGAAATGATGCAGCTCTCCTGCGAGGCGCTCGAGCTCACACGCTCGCTCGTAGGCCGCCTCAACGCGAGCGCCGCGAGCGACCTCGGCTGCGCCGCGCTCAGCCTCAAGGCCGCCGTGCAGGGCGCGTGGCTCAACGTGCTCATCAACATCTCCGGCATCAACGACGAAGCCTTCGTCTCAGAATACCGCAGCGGCGGACAGGCGCTCCTCGACAAAGCCCTTCCGCTCGCCGACGAAATCTACGCCGAGATACTGAAGGCGATGTAA
- a CDS encoding GNAT family N-acetyltransferase, with amino-acid sequence MNAEYEIISLSARQELIPEAAVWFASKWGIAAEEYEESMRQAAADESAAVPNWYVVTDECGAVIAGAGVIENDFHDRTDLTPNLCALFVEEPHRRRGIAPRLLGAALAAARAAGIKKLYLVTEHENLYERYGWRHIAYAAGGDGAKMRVYESPEA; translated from the coding sequence ATGAACGCAGAGTACGAGATCATAAGCCTGAGCGCCCGCCAGGAGCTCATCCCCGAGGCCGCCGTATGGTTCGCCTCGAAATGGGGCATAGCGGCCGAAGAATACGAGGAAAGCATGAGACAGGCCGCTGCGGACGAAAGCGCCGCCGTCCCGAACTGGTACGTCGTGACGGACGAATGCGGCGCGGTGATAGCGGGCGCTGGCGTCATAGAAAACGACTTCCACGACAGGACCGACCTAACGCCGAACCTCTGCGCGCTCTTCGTCGAGGAGCCGCACCGCCGCCGGGGAATCGCGCCCCGCCTGCTCGGCGCAGCGCTGGCCGCCGCGCGCGCTGCCGGAATCAAAAAGCTGTACCTCGTCACGGAACACGAAAACCTCTACGAGCGTTACGGCTGGCGGCACATCGCGTACGCGGCCGGCGGCGACGGCGCAAAGATGCGCGTCTACGAGTCGCCGGAGGCATAG
- a CDS encoding amidohydrolase family protein yields MIYFVVQYTSKGMGIVKIIDSHAHVYPEFLEKERDAIAAREPWFALLSSSKVQKWGTAEQLVAAMDEAGIESSLVTTFAFRDQGLCREMNDYVLDAARRFPGRILPLAVVSPTRPGAAEEAERALDAGAFGIGELFPDGQSFALSDTVRLRTLCALCEERGRFMLFHTAEQAGHQYAGKGSYGAREAADFCRKFPMTKVVFAHFGGGLWAFEAMPEMKLLLQNARYDTAAWPWLYGPEIMDAIFAQGAGGKIFFGSDWPILGLPRYEKLAARTKLTEADKEKLFGGNVREFLGI; encoded by the coding sequence ATGATTTATTTTGTGGTGCAGTATACCTCTAAGGGGATGGGAATAGTGAAAATTATAGATTCACATGCACATGTGTATCCTGAATTTTTGGAAAAAGAACGGGACGCGATAGCCGCGCGCGAGCCGTGGTTCGCGCTGCTGTCGTCGTCGAAGGTGCAGAAATGGGGCACGGCGGAACAGCTGGTCGCCGCGATGGACGAGGCCGGGATAGAAAGCTCGCTCGTAACGACATTCGCCTTCCGCGACCAGGGGCTGTGCCGAGAGATGAACGACTACGTGCTTGACGCCGCGCGCCGCTTCCCCGGGCGCATACTGCCGCTCGCCGTCGTCTCGCCGACGCGCCCGGGAGCCGCGGAGGAGGCGGAGCGCGCGCTCGACGCCGGAGCTTTCGGCATAGGCGAGCTGTTCCCCGACGGGCAGTCGTTCGCTCTCTCGGACACGGTGCGGCTGCGCACGCTATGCGCGCTCTGCGAGGAGCGCGGCAGGTTCATGCTCTTCCACACGGCGGAGCAGGCGGGGCACCAGTACGCCGGCAAAGGCTCCTACGGCGCGCGCGAAGCGGCGGACTTCTGCCGCAAATTCCCGATGACGAAGGTCGTCTTCGCACACTTCGGAGGCGGCCTCTGGGCCTTCGAGGCGATGCCCGAGATGAAGCTGCTGCTCCAAAACGCGCGCTACGACACGGCGGCGTGGCCCTGGCTCTACGGCCCGGAGATAATGGACGCGATATTCGCGCAGGGCGCCGGCGGCAAAATATTCTTCGGCTCAGACTGGCCCATCCTCGGCCTGCCGCGCTACGAAAAGCTCGCCGCGCGGACGAAGCTCACCGAGGCGGACAAAGAAAAGCTCTTCGGCGGCAACGTCCGCGAATTTCTGGGAATCTAA
- the pepT gene encoding peptidase T, protein MSEVLERFLKYVKIDTESAYNQPVVPSTEKQKDLAALLADELRELGAGRVAVSEAGCVYGKIPGNCAGAPSIGFCAHLDTSPDLPGKDVKPRIVENYDGGDVTLNEELGIVLSPENFPHMRNYAGWDLVVTDGTTLLGADDKAGIAEIMTMAKYFRDNPDEKHGDIEFFFPTDEEIGCLGAKTLDKSLFSPDFAYTLDGGPLGEITYETFNAASALVTVRGLNIHPGLAKNQMKNAILIAGEFINMLPPAETPEHTEGYEGYYHVLELRGEVELTAIRLLLRDHDAEKLEAKKQRLRDIAEFLNKAYGEGNVTVEIEDTYRNIGEAIKPRFEIVEAIAEAMKAEGVEPFYTPMRGGTDGTILSFDGGIPCPNICTGGHNFHGRYEYVPVQSMEKIARILAGIVKSFAK, encoded by the coding sequence ATGAGCGAAGTTCTTGAGAGATTTCTTAAATACGTAAAGATAGACACGGAGTCGGCCTACAACCAGCCAGTCGTTCCAAGCACCGAAAAGCAGAAAGACCTCGCCGCGCTGCTTGCGGACGAGCTGCGCGAACTCGGAGCCGGGCGCGTAGCGGTTTCGGAGGCGGGGTGCGTTTACGGTAAGATTCCCGGCAACTGCGCCGGCGCTCCGTCGATAGGATTCTGCGCGCATCTCGACACTTCGCCGGACTTGCCCGGTAAGGACGTTAAGCCGCGCATAGTCGAAAATTACGACGGCGGGGACGTGACGCTGAACGAGGAGCTCGGAATCGTGCTGAGCCCCGAGAATTTCCCGCACATGAGGAATTACGCGGGCTGGGACCTCGTCGTGACGGACGGGACGACGCTGCTCGGCGCGGACGACAAGGCCGGGATTGCCGAGATTATGACGATGGCGAAGTATTTCCGCGACAACCCGGACGAGAAGCACGGCGACATAGAATTTTTCTTCCCGACCGACGAGGAGATAGGCTGCCTCGGAGCGAAGACTCTCGACAAATCGCTGTTCAGCCCCGATTTCGCATACACGCTCGACGGCGGTCCGCTCGGCGAGATAACCTACGAGACATTCAACGCAGCTTCGGCGCTCGTTACGGTGCGCGGCCTCAACATCCACCCCGGCCTCGCGAAGAACCAGATGAAGAATGCCATCCTCATCGCCGGCGAGTTCATCAACATGCTGCCGCCGGCGGAGACGCCGGAGCACACCGAGGGCTATGAGGGCTACTATCATGTGCTCGAGCTGCGCGGCGAGGTGGAGCTCACTGCGATTCGCCTTCTCCTGCGCGACCATGACGCTGAGAAGCTCGAGGCCAAGAAGCAAAGGCTGCGCGATATTGCTGAATTTCTTAACAAGGCATACGGAGAAGGGAACGTGACCGTCGAGATCGAGGATACGTACAGGAACATCGGCGAGGCGATAAAGCCGCGCTTCGAGATAGTCGAGGCGATTGCGGAGGCGATGAAGGCCGAGGGCGTCGAGCCGTTCTACACGCCGATGCGCGGCGGCACTGACGGCACGATACTCTCGTTCGACGGCGGCATCCCGTGCCCGAACATCTGCACCGGCGGGCACAACTTCCACGGACGCTACGAATACGTCCCCGTGCAGTCGATGGAGAAGATAGCCCGCATTCTTGCCGGAATAGTAAAAAGCTTCGCAAAATAA
- a CDS encoding sodium:solute symporter family protein — translation MHASPLIITCVVLYLAIVLCVGLYLTKKKVKNSDDFAVANRSLPTIVLIGTLLATWCGAGGITGSANLIWQNGPLFGVLIFMGAPIGMLLLYLVSGRVREATTYTIPELFEIRYGTAARVIATVCIVLGYVGILSSQFTAAGSLINLTTGIDLNTAVVASALIMLVLAVTGGMVSVAYTDAIGAFLFVGGFLVAIPILSGQVEGGFFGVFANLPPGRDTFIGNLNIVQALGYIFPIFFLVLGDQNMIQRMGAAKDVKTAKQSGMGLVISEIVVCALIITLTTTGIYLLPNIDRPDTVIFQLAINFLPPLFGGILMAACMSFIITTGDSYVLTIASNVTYDIWHRFLHRDATDREKLMTLRVSAVAISVLAYVMGRFFPDILSVQMYAYSMYGASVTPALVCALFAKNVTKAGGVCGILAGGVGTIIWEIVLRSPFGIKSAIITVPLSFAVIFIVSAVTKGGGAVPLSEVYGGKKA, via the coding sequence ATGCACGCTAGCCCTCTTATCATCACTTGCGTCGTCCTGTATCTGGCAATCGTCCTGTGCGTCGGCCTCTACCTGACGAAGAAGAAGGTCAAGAACTCAGACGACTTCGCCGTAGCGAACCGCAGCCTTCCGACCATCGTCCTCATCGGCACGCTTTTGGCGACTTGGTGCGGCGCGGGCGGCATCACCGGCTCGGCGAACCTTATATGGCAGAACGGGCCGCTCTTCGGCGTTCTCATTTTCATGGGCGCGCCGATAGGCATGCTGCTGCTCTATCTGGTGTCGGGCCGCGTGCGCGAGGCTACGACCTACACGATTCCCGAGCTTTTTGAGATACGCTACGGCACGGCCGCGCGCGTCATCGCCACTGTCTGCATAGTCTTAGGATACGTCGGCATCCTTTCGTCGCAGTTCACGGCGGCGGGCAGCCTTATCAACCTGACTACAGGTATCGACCTCAACACAGCCGTCGTCGCCTCCGCGCTGATAATGCTGGTGCTCGCTGTGACGGGAGGGATGGTCAGCGTCGCCTACACTGACGCAATAGGCGCGTTTCTGTTCGTCGGCGGCTTCCTCGTCGCGATACCGATTCTGTCCGGGCAGGTCGAGGGCGGATTCTTCGGCGTTTTCGCGAATCTTCCGCCGGGACGCGACACTTTCATCGGAAACCTAAACATCGTGCAGGCGCTCGGATATATCTTCCCGATATTCTTCCTCGTTCTCGGCGACCAGAATATGATCCAGCGCATGGGCGCGGCGAAGGACGTGAAGACGGCGAAGCAGTCGGGGATGGGGCTCGTAATATCCGAGATAGTCGTCTGCGCGCTCATCATCACTCTGACTACGACCGGCATCTATCTGCTTCCAAATATAGACAGGCCTGACACGGTCATCTTCCAGCTCGCAATCAACTTCCTGCCGCCGCTCTTCGGCGGGATACTGATGGCGGCCTGTATGTCCTTCATCATCACGACCGGCGACTCTTACGTGCTGACGATAGCGTCGAACGTCACCTACGACATCTGGCACCGTTTCCTGCACCGTGACGCGACCGACCGCGAGAAGCTCATGACGCTGCGCGTCTCGGCGGTCGCGATATCTGTGCTCGCATACGTCATGGGGCGCTTCTTCCCCGACATTCTATCCGTGCAGATGTACGCATATTCAATGTACGGCGCTTCCGTAACTCCGGCGCTCGTGTGCGCGCTTTTCGCGAAGAACGTGACGAAGGCCGGCGGCGTCTGCGGGATACTTGCGGGCGGAGTCGGAACTATAATATGGGAGATAGTCCTGCGCTCGCCCTTCGGCATCAAGAGCGCGATAATTACAGTGCCGCTCTCTTTCGCCGTGATTTTCATCGTCTCGGCTGTGACGAAGGGCGGCGGCGCAGTGCCTCTTTCCGAGGTCTACGGCGGCAAGAAGGCGTAG
- a CDS encoding radical SAM protein, whose amino-acid sequence MVVVRYVKVKSLLSPTKLGADFVINPYAGCPHGCVYCYASCMGAAAKRGEPWGSYLDVKIPSLPFDLAKLYRRSVLFSSLTDAYNPYEERARVTRGLLRALVPARPDIVIITKSALAARDADIFKEFPHVKVIFSFSSLDDNFRRRAEPHAASPAKKLAAMESLKNAGVETGVMAAPIFPGITDCAEIIRVCAPLVSSMTFDTLNLRAGNRAKILAFVRNLRPDLEPLYRRIYEEGDRSYWRALRARIEEDCRIRGVRRDVFF is encoded by the coding sequence GTGGTAGTAGTCCGTTACGTAAAAGTCAAAAGCCTGCTCTCTCCGACCAAGCTGGGCGCGGACTTTGTGATAAATCCCTACGCCGGCTGCCCGCACGGCTGCGTCTACTGCTACGCCTCGTGCATGGGCGCGGCGGCGAAGCGCGGCGAGCCGTGGGGCTCGTACCTCGACGTGAAAATTCCGTCCCTCCCGTTCGACTTGGCGAAGCTCTACCGGCGCAGCGTCCTCTTCTCATCGCTGACTGACGCCTACAACCCTTACGAGGAGCGCGCCCGCGTGACGCGCGGCCTGTTGCGCGCCCTCGTCCCGGCGCGTCCGGACATTGTGATAATCACGAAATCCGCGCTCGCCGCGCGCGACGCGGACATCTTCAAAGAATTTCCGCACGTAAAGGTGATTTTCTCATTCAGCTCGCTCGACGACAATTTCCGCCGCAGAGCCGAGCCGCACGCCGCAAGCCCCGCGAAAAAGCTCGCCGCGATGGAATCGCTGAAAAACGCCGGCGTCGAGACGGGCGTCATGGCGGCGCCAATTTTTCCCGGAATCACGGACTGCGCGGAAATCATAAGGGTCTGCGCGCCGCTAGTCTCGTCTATGACATTCGACACGCTGAACCTGCGCGCGGGAAACCGCGCCAAAATCCTCGCCTTCGTCAGAAATCTGCGCCCGGACCTCGAGCCGCTCTACCGCAGGATATACGAAGAAGGCGACCGCTCATACTGGCGCGCCCTGCGCGCGCGCATAGAAGAGGATTGCCGCATCCGCGGCGTAAGGCGCGACGTTTTCTTCTAA
- a CDS encoding amidohydrolase family protein, producing MSCTLFKNANLIDGNGGEPMENMSLLVEDGKIAEISKKIGAPVSSEVIDCRGNTIMPGLIDAHMHLGLVEIEVANLARRNAPGLMAAKMFKNLREALDQGYTSARDTGGADAGFRDAVELGYAAGPRLKICGSVIAQTGGHGDDRIYSETRPYSEPYLGFRATIADGVPEVLKACRENIRRGADFIKVMCGGGCASPSHGPETSQYTLDELKAAVDVAESIGSYVASHSYSNRSIRLSAEAGIRTIEHANLMTKETAELVAKSGAYIVPTQITYEIVIEKSRELISKFIYDKFVSVCERGYEAIRNAIAAGVPVGGGTDLTGTNTMYASGAIAYQAKAQGAMGAIVSFTKTNAEILKIGDVTGTLEEGKLADVLVVKGDPLKNIGLFKNYRENLLVIMQGGRFHKNILS from the coding sequence ATGAGCTGTACTCTTTTTAAAAACGCGAACTTGATTGACGGCAACGGCGGAGAGCCGATGGAGAACATGTCGCTACTGGTCGAGGACGGCAAAATCGCAGAGATATCGAAAAAAATCGGCGCGCCCGTATCGTCCGAGGTGATCGACTGCCGCGGAAACACGATTATGCCGGGGCTGATAGACGCCCACATGCACCTCGGGCTGGTTGAGATCGAAGTGGCGAACCTTGCGCGCAGAAACGCTCCCGGGCTTATGGCGGCGAAGATGTTCAAGAACCTGCGCGAAGCGCTCGACCAGGGATACACCAGCGCGCGCGACACCGGCGGAGCGGACGCCGGCTTCCGCGACGCGGTCGAGCTCGGCTACGCGGCCGGGCCGCGGCTCAAGATATGCGGCTCCGTCATCGCGCAGACGGGCGGGCACGGCGACGACAGGATATATTCCGAGACGCGCCCGTATTCGGAGCCGTATCTCGGCTTTCGCGCCACCATCGCCGACGGCGTGCCAGAGGTGCTGAAGGCCTGCCGCGAAAATATACGCCGCGGCGCGGACTTTATAAAAGTCATGTGCGGCGGCGGCTGCGCGAGCCCGAGCCACGGCCCCGAGACGTCGCAGTACACGCTTGACGAGCTCAAAGCCGCGGTGGACGTCGCGGAGTCGATAGGCAGCTACGTCGCGTCGCACAGCTATTCTAACCGAAGCATAAGGCTCAGCGCCGAAGCCGGCATACGCACGATAGAGCACGCGAACCTCATGACGAAGGAGACGGCGGAGCTCGTGGCTAAGAGCGGCGCGTACATCGTGCCGACTCAGATAACCTACGAGATAGTCATAGAGAAGAGCCGCGAGCTGATATCGAAATTCATCTACGACAAATTCGTCTCCGTCTGCGAACGCGGCTACGAGGCCATACGCAACGCCATAGCCGCGGGCGTCCCGGTCGGCGGCGGAACGGACCTCACGGGGACGAACACGATGTACGCCTCAGGCGCGATAGCCTATCAGGCCAAAGCTCAGGGCGCTATGGGCGCTATAGTCTCGTTCACCAAGACCAACGCTGAGATACTGAAAATCGGAGACGTTACTGGGACTCTGGAAGAGGGGAAGCTTGCGGACGTCCTGGTCGTCAAAGGGGATCCTCTTAAAAATATCGGGCTTTTCAAAAATTACCGCGAAAATCTGCTCGTGATAATGCAGGGAGGGAGGTTCCACAAGAACATATTGTCTTAG
- a CDS encoding TIGR00366 family protein, giving the protein MGKSLISSEKINKGLRVPHVWTIILFCLVLGGIMTYLVPAGVYERVTVDGRQLIDPDSFHYVAQTPVAPFDWFVSIIDGLTGSMAIMSMIWFTIASTDVYTESGTLHKMVGWIMKVCRGNYLLIMGALMAFFAVRGAMGAFELHIPFVPITIALALACGCDVMTGLAIAMVPTFVAFAYGPINVYTVAVAQGIAGVPVYSAMGFRVAVWLVLMAATFWYVLRYASRVRKDHSISPTGFENPSAAKIDIEAIQQEKMTGRQRLLTVMLIATIGLQMAGPMLWGWGFAQIGALWLISGIAAGLVAGFTNERICEIMGNSCAGIFSGVICIGLARSVSVVLTNGNILDTIVYGLSIPLQQIPAAVSAVGMLFIQALLNFFIPSGSGQATVAMPIMAPLADVVGLTRQTAVMAFQLGDGLTNMIMPTTGALFVYIGVAKISYSTYFKWILPLFLTLVCIAVVSLLIATSIHLGPF; this is encoded by the coding sequence ATGGGGAAATCTCTTATATCGTCTGAGAAGATCAACAAGGGGCTCCGCGTCCCTCACGTATGGACGATCATACTGTTCTGCCTCGTCCTCGGCGGCATTATGACCTACCTCGTCCCGGCGGGCGTCTATGAGCGCGTGACTGTGGACGGACGCCAGCTCATCGACCCCGATTCGTTTCACTACGTCGCGCAGACTCCGGTCGCGCCGTTCGACTGGTTCGTGTCGATAATCGACGGGCTCACGGGGTCTATGGCTATCATGTCCATGATATGGTTCACCATAGCATCGACAGACGTCTATACCGAGAGCGGCACTCTGCATAAGATGGTCGGATGGATAATGAAGGTCTGCCGCGGCAACTATCTTCTCATCATGGGCGCGCTCATGGCGTTTTTCGCGGTGCGCGGCGCGATGGGCGCTTTCGAGCTCCACATTCCGTTCGTGCCCATCACGATAGCTCTCGCGCTAGCCTGCGGCTGTGACGTTATGACAGGGCTCGCCATCGCGATGGTGCCGACCTTCGTCGCCTTCGCCTACGGGCCGATAAACGTATATACCGTCGCCGTCGCGCAGGGCATCGCCGGCGTGCCGGTGTATTCGGCCATGGGCTTCCGCGTCGCGGTGTGGCTCGTGCTGATGGCGGCCACCTTCTGGTATGTCCTGCGCTACGCGTCGCGCGTCCGCAAGGACCACTCCATCAGCCCGACCGGATTTGAAAATCCATCTGCCGCCAAGATCGACATAGAGGCGATCCAGCAGGAAAAGATGACGGGACGCCAGAGGCTGCTGACCGTCATGCTGATAGCTACGATCGGGCTACAGATGGCGGGGCCGATGCTCTGGGGCTGGGGCTTCGCGCAGATAGGCGCGCTGTGGCTCATCTCCGGCATAGCGGCCGGGCTCGTCGCAGGCTTCACCAACGAGAGGATATGCGAGATCATGGGCAACTCCTGCGCCGGGATATTCAGCGGCGTCATCTGCATAGGGCTCGCGAGGTCCGTCTCCGTCGTCCTGACGAACGGCAACATCCTCGATACGATAGTCTACGGCCTTTCGATACCGCTCCAGCAGATACCGGCGGCGGTCTCCGCGGTCGGAATGCTGTTCATACAGGCGCTGCTGAACTTCTTCATCCCGTCGGGCTCGGGGCAGGCGACTGTGGCCATGCCTATAATGGCCCCGCTCGCGGACGTCGTCGGCCTCACGCGTCAGACGGCGGTCATGGCCTTCCAGCTCGGCGACGGCCTCACGAATATGATAATGCCGACGACGGGGGCGCTCTTCGTCTACATCGGAGTCGCGAAGATAAGCTATTCCACATACTTCAAGTGGATACTGCCGCTCTTCCTGACGCTGGTCTGCATAGCCGTAGTATCGCTGCTGATAGCTACGTCCATACACCTCGGGCCGTTCTAA